In Setaria italica strain Yugu1 chromosome I, Setaria_italica_v2.0, whole genome shotgun sequence, the genomic window GAGGATTcggcctcctgctgctgctcgtgtGCAGGTGAGCGCGAGGCCGCCAGCGCCGCGTCGCTGCTATTACAAATTGCAAAAAATGCAGTGGCACATGTGGTGGCCGTGGAGGTCATCTCCCGATCTCCGGCCATGGCCCAGGGGACAAGCATCAATTTCTGCCCCAGCTCAAAATCTGAGCGAGCTCCGCCACTGGCCGGTCGTATGCCTAACTCCGAGTAGAGTAACGTCCATGTCCGTTTCTTGCATTGGCTTGAAGCACCGTGCATGTAAGGTTCAACTATCCATTGATTGATCACTCATAACACCCCCCCAAAAGTTACTTGTGACATACAGAAAAGCTAGAGCTCACGCACGCACGAGACTGTTGCAAGGCACGGTGCAAAGTGGATTTGTACGGCATATGAACAGTTGAGTTATACCATTGTCCATTGACATAAACGTTTTTGTTATTTGGATTGATACCAAATCTTTCCTAATGTGATCCTCCATGAAATGTATTGTGCTCACGCTCTAAACTAATAAGCATAGCTGCGTAGCCGAGAGGTGAGCGTTGGCGCCGGAGAGGATGAGCTCATATTGCTCGTCTTACCACTGCAtatgaaggagagagagagagagagattcaCGACGAAGATGCTTTCTACGACAACAGGCCACGGAACACACGTCGTCAACTTCGACCCATTTTCGGACTCCCGATATTCTTTACAACGTTCTAGGATAATCAACTTCAAGTGCAGAACCCAACATTTCAAAGAGAGGACCAACCAACCAAAAGGACGTGTTAGAAGCAATGTTACATTGCATGCTTAATTAACTAACCTTCAATCATGACTCGTTTAATAGGTGCGAAGCTAGCTAGCTCGCGAGATACAAACTGGATAAAATCAGAAGAAGAGTTGACTCCAACTGTTTCGCGAAAAAAGGGTCCAACTAATATGTGACAACTGATCAACAGCCAAGCTACAAACCATGCATAATTGAGCCACCTAGCGAAGAAAATCTCGAATATAAATCCATCTGGTGGTAATATGACCTTTTTTTACAAATATAAGGCTATGTACGCCATGAATAAATGCACCTTTTTTACTTCCATTTTCATGTTTTGCCTATATTTAATTGCACGATAATAAAAGTAAACAAGTGCGGCATCTTAATTATACTCCGTACTCTTCTATAAGGTCCCATTTGGATCCTTataattccattctaataatcataatttaggcTCCATTTGGGAGGCTTCTCCATTTAGTAGTGTGTGTCCAACTGTTGGTTCACCTCACCTACCCCATGTACTTCTTACCCACCCATAATCCATCTCACCGTTAATTCAAAAATAAATAGTCTAGATAGTCCATGTGGTTGCATTGTTCTGCTATAGTGCACCTATCTTGTATTAGAGCACATACAATGATACAATAAATATAAATACTTAGGCCCCATTTGGGAGGCTTCTCCTAAACAACTTCACCGATGAAGCCAAAGTTGGTGAAACCAAAAATAATAGCTTCACCCaacttctagttcattttagcctCGGCTTACATAAAGGCTTCACGCTGTAGTGCCTCGTTCTACGCAAAATTGAAGCCAAGGCCTTAAAAAGAGAATGTAGTCATATAAGCATGTGTACAATAGTTAACCTCTCCAATGCAAAATGGCATATCTCATCAGCACACATCATAAATCATGCAACTTATACACCTTATGCTACGCCAGTACGCCGGTACAATATGACGTGGTTAAAAGGCCCGACTTTCTTACGTAAGCATCTCCATTTTACGTGCACAGCTCTGGGAGGAAGCAAAGAGCCAGTGCGTGCTTAGGGGCAGGCGTGCACGCACCATTCCAAATGAATTCATATTTGTAATCAAATGGGGGAAGATATAAACCAGGAGAATGCTCTTTCTCGAGGGAAAACTTTACTCCCATAATTGGGATTAATATCTTGCACATGCATATATCCACGACAGGAATGGCAAGCTGAGAGCTATAGCTGTCGTGTTTTCAGCTGGTTCGATGATGATCAACACGTTGACAGAGAGTGGAGGCCAtggttgctggcttgctgccaCGTTCTCCACTTCCATTTGTTGCTCAATAACCATCTTAAAAATTAGTCGTCTCTGATTCACCCGCTCCATCACACAAGATCGCATTCGCATGCTATATATACTGCACCCATCGCCATGCTATTCGGCGTCGCAGCACATTACACACGGGAATTTGAGCAAAGCTAGTAATAGTAACAATAGATATACCAGCATGAAGCTCAACGCGGCTCTTCCCTCGCTGGTGGCCACCTTGCTCATCGTCGCCACGCagtcggcggccggcggcggccagcagtTGACGGTCGGTTACTACAACGCCAAGAAATGCGGCGGCGTGGAGCCCATCGTGTCGGACGAAGTGTACAgggccctcgccgccgaccgcagCAAGGGCGCCGCCCTCATCCGCTTGTTCTTCCATGACTGCTGGGTCAAGGTACATAACCACATATAGTTGTATATGTTTTTTGATGGCTCATATTTTGTATACCTGTTAGTTGAATTTGTGAATGTTCTGCTCTGGTAAAAACAAGTCCCGctcaaaaaaattaaatgttccatttcaaaatttgaaaatcGACATGAAAAGGGACAGAGTCGTGATCTGTAGAAATGCGCGTTCTGATAACGCTTTTGTACAAATGGAACGTGCCCAGGGCTGCGACGGATCCGTGCTCCTGGACGCGTCACCAAGGAACCCTTACCCGGAGAAGGCGGCCGGCTCCAGCATCGGCCTCCGTGGCTTCGACGTGATCGACCGGATCAAGTCCAGGCTCGAGTCCGTGTACCCCGGCGtggtctcctgcgccgacattcTCGCGTTCGCGGCCCGCGACGCGACCCGGTACCTCAGCGACGGGCACATCGACTACGCCGTGCCGTcgggccgccgcgacggcgtcgTCTCGCGCGCCAAGGACGCCGACGACACGCTCCCGGGCTCCACCTTCTCCTTCGCCGACCTCAAGACGAACTTCGCCAAGAAGAAGttcgacgccgaggagctcgtcgTGCTCTCCGGCGCGCACGCCATCGGCTCCGCGCACTACCCGTCGTTCAGGGACCGCCTCGCCGCGCCCCGGGGCGAGATCGACGCCAGGTACCAGACGGCCCTCCGGAACGCCGCCAGGAACAGGTCGAGGCTGGTGGCCAACAACATCCGCGACGAGAGCTACGCCTTCAAGAAGGACGCCGGGTACCCGACGGCGCCCGTGAACGGCCGGAGGGACTACCTGAACAACACCTACTACCACAACGCCATCGACAACAGGGTGCTCTTCAGGTCCGACTGGGCGCTGCGCACCGACGCGTTCGCCTTCGGCAAGCTGAAGGAGTACAGGGACAAGCCCAAGGAGTGGGACTCGGACTTCGCCGAAGCCATGGTCAAGCTCAGCAAGCTGCCCGCCGAGGGCAAGGACTTCGAGATCAGGAAGAACTGCAGCGCCATCAACAACCCGAGCCGCTACTAGACGGACGGCTGGACGAACGTGCGCGCCAATGCAACGCACGCAAGCTACCGGAAGCAAGGAGCGCCTGCAGGCCTTCAATAATTAAATAATACAGTAACTCGTTGATTGTTTTTCGCATGATATTCATTTGAACGTCTGTAACAACAATGTTTTTTCCTGTCTAGTGTTCCTTAACTATCTGTATGTTGGATGAATGTTTCTTACTATTTCATAATACTTCGTTcttaaatattaaatatatgacgtttacacaagcaaattagttcatttttaaaCTAATCATTTATACCGTTTACTGAATGTCTCATGAACTAAGGTACAGTTCATTTTTAAACTAATCATTTATACCGTTTATACCGTTTACTGAATGTCTCATGAACTAAGGTAATCACGCCATCCCAAATTATACCGTTTACTGAATGTCTCATGAATCAAATTATACCGTTTACTGAATGTCTCATGAATTAAGTACTCCcgccgtcccaaattataggtcgttttgatctTTCTAGGTCGGTCCATAGATGTTTCCATGCACCTaaatataagtatatatctagatgcatggacggagggagtacagttAAATTGGTGCGATACCCATTGGATGAAACAAAGAAATGTTCTATACGATGATGGAACAAAATGTCCCGAACATACAAAACAAAATGTTCCAAGATCCACAGTTGCTAACAAAATGTTCCAAGATCCACAGTTGCTCCTTCGTCCCTCTCTAGCATGCGAGGGGAGGAGCCACGAAGCAACAGTAGGGAACACGCAAGGTACCGGTGAGCAGATCCACATCTAGGGGATGCCGATAGCAgttgcggtggtgttgctaggagCCAAGGATCAGAAAGTGTTGCCGAATGCCGATGGCAGATAGCTAGAGCAACGAGCTGTTGGAGAATGAAGAAACTTGAAAGAAGAATGAGAAAGGAAATGAGAACTATGAAGTGGCCAGAATTGAAATGGGGCCAGGCCTGCGAAGAGAGAAcagaagaaaaagaggaaggCAGCAGTGCAATTTCTGCagctaaaaaaaccaaaaaggaggaaaaaaaatgtcGTCGTACTTTTTTCCTCCGCCGCATGGGTCTGCCGCGCCCTACTCCGCGCCGTCCGCTTGCCTCCTCTCACCACCCCGCGATTCCCGTTTTACCTTGCGGTTCAATCACAGCCGTCCCTCAACTCCCACACACGCGCCGTGTCCCACCGATTGAGGCTGGGCCAGGCCGCCCCTATCGCAACATCTCCCGATCCAatacgcctcgccgccgccacctcgcctaCGCCATCGTTCCCGGCATCGCCTCCAAATCGAGGCGCCGTCCGTCTCCtcgaaccccgccgccgccgccgccgccgtcgtcgccagcACGCAGACCCCGGCGCCGCTGTCGTCTCCAGCGCCTatcgcggcggcgccgtcttCTCTAGCGCCtaccccgccgccgtctcctccaaCCAGGCGCTGCCGTGTCCTCCAGCCCGGCGCACAGGCCTTCGCACCCCAgcccggcgtcgccgtcgcccccAACCAGCCGCCGTCGTCTCCTCCAGCCCGACGTCGCCATCGTCTCCTCCAGCCCGGCGCCGCCATCATCTCCTCCAAACCGCTGCCGCTGTCTGGTGGAGGACACGCCGCCCCTTCACCGCCTCCTCGCCACCTGACAACAGAGGTAAAACAGTTAAATCATATTCTATCTATCATCAATGTAGAAACAAACTTGATATGGGAAACTGCAAAAATATTGTGGTAGGGTGAAATAAAGGATAACAATTTTGAACAATTCCACACACGTTAAATACCTTTACAATTTGAAGTGTTAAGAGCCGTGATTCTTACTGAAGAAAATTCAGATGTCCTGATATAGGGGTGGTAAAGGATCCAAAGTTTAGGCTAAAAATTTTAAGGATGAAGTTAAAAAAATGGCTGGACTGAAAATTTATATGTTTTTGAACTAAAATGAGCTAGGGGATGAGTCGGATTGTGAAAGGGCATTATGTTAGGATCATGATCCATTAGCAGATATGAACTGAATCCCTACTGAAGAAAATTCAGATGTCCTGAATAGGGGATGGACTCCATGATGGCTTGGTCAATCTTCATCTGTTGCTGCGGATCCATCCCCATGATGGTGCTTCTGTGTTCTTATTCTCCAATGACTCCTTTGGATCATTTTCTCCCACTAATCTCTGCAT contains:
- the LOC111257928 gene encoding formin-like protein 3; amino-acid sequence: MPIAVAVVLLGAKDQKVPPLSQHLPIQYASPPPPRLRHRSRHRLQIEAPSVSSNPAAAAAAVVASTQTPAPLSSPAPIAAAPSSLAPTPPPSPPTRRCRVLQPGAQAFAPQPGVAVAPNQPPSSPPARRRHRLLQPGAAIISSKPLPLSGGGHAAPSPPPRHLTTEMAVYQYLLLNMAAAKILWQEQHRSSS
- the LOC101779763 gene encoding peroxidase 2, with amino-acid sequence MKLNAALPSLVATLLIVATQSAAGGGQQLTVGYYNAKKCGGVEPIVSDEVYRALAADRSKGAALIRLFFHDCWVKGCDGSVLLDASPRNPYPEKAAGSSIGLRGFDVIDRIKSRLESVYPGVVSCADILAFAARDATRYLSDGHIDYAVPSGRRDGVVSRAKDADDTLPGSTFSFADLKTNFAKKKFDAEELVVLSGAHAIGSAHYPSFRDRLAAPRGEIDARYQTALRNAARNRSRLVANNIRDESYAFKKDAGYPTAPVNGRRDYLNNTYYHNAIDNRVLFRSDWALRTDAFAFGKLKEYRDKPKEWDSDFAEAMVKLSKLPAEGKDFEIRKNCSAINNPSRY